In the Brassica napus cultivar Da-Ae chromosome A7, Da-Ae, whole genome shotgun sequence genome, one interval contains:
- the BNAA07G12370D gene encoding precursor of CEP6, with protein sequence MKLSAYIIHTILFMSVVFDKIQYNEARQLQTDGKDRDHQFTAGYTDDFGPTSPGNSPGIGHKMKESNDTVEGLKDDFMKPTATPGHSSDVGHAVKNSEPKA encoded by the coding sequence ATGAAACTCTCAGCTTATATCATTCATACCATTCTCTTCATGTCAGTTGTATTTGATAAAATACAATACAATGAGGCAAGACAGTTGCAAACAGACGGTAAAGATCGTGATCATCAATTCACGGCCGGTTACACTGATGATTTCGGGCCTACTTCACCAGGTAATAGTCCGGGCATTGGTCATAAGATGAAGGAGAGTAATGATACTGTTGAAGGGCTTAAAGATGACTTCATGAAGCCTACAGCGACACCAGGACATAGTTCCGACGTTGGACATGCTGTCAAGAACAGTGAGCCTAAGGCTTAA
- the BNAA07G12380D gene encoding precursor of CEP5 yields the protein MEVLLHTTILKHSESPKLTTIFSFSYFSVFFFFPIFSPMESYMGQKKTLFACVFLVMVLFLGFSCVHGRILKNMNVDHEDNKKMMVMHNGLMVDQKTVQLSPSPPSPSPPPPGGKGAEDFRPTSPGHSPGIGHSLPHN from the coding sequence ATGGAAGTGTTACTTCACACCACCATTCTCAAACATTCTGAGAGTCCAAAATTAACAACGATATTTAGTTTCTcttatttttctgttttctttttctttcccattTTTTCTCCAATGGAATCATATATGGGTCAGAAGAAAACATTGTTCGCCTGTGTTTTTTTAGTGATGGTTctctttttagggtttagttgcGTCCACGGACGAATCCTAAAAAATATGAATGTTGATCATGAAGATAACAAGAAAATGATGGTAATGCACAACGGACTGATGGTTGATCAAAAGACGGTGCAGCTCTCGCCATCACCACCGTCGCCTTCACCGCCGCCACCGGGAGGTAAGGGAGCAGAAGATTTTAGGCCTACATCACCCGGTCATAGCCCTGGCATTGGCCATAGTTTACCCCACAACTAA
- the LOC106358346 gene encoding uncharacterized protein LOC106358346, with amino-acid sequence MDCTRVNWEALDALIIDFVTSENLVVEEDACANSSPSPSSSPCISSSSYHARLIIRRIRNSIESGDIQNAIDTLRSHAPFVLDDHRILFRLQKQKFIELLRKGTHEDRVAAIHCLRTCVAPSALDAYPEAYEEFKHLLLALIYDKDDQTSPVANEWAEKRRYEMAGLMSSVLRASLQAYDPLFSMTLRYLISIHKGFCFHQGISSAVSDLTHRLLLEERDPPATPLESMYEAPPFDEVDIQALAHAVELTRQGAVDSMKFAKGDLFQAFQNELCRMQLDVSVLDELVKEYCIYRGIVDSEMQMITGPVKRNQSEVTHRLSRDCSAEIDLNTSQHSDVEDYSMLDGALVNDSEMSSKEGGEVGSEPTNVSEDCSNSWSNKCENTRALVRIRSHMSCESNKRKRWRGRIDETDRLHDPSFSKTETGINPLENKYEIALALKELVSRGMVAEAGNEISTMDPDFFTQNPVLHFHLKQVEFLKLVSAGDHNGALKVACSHLGPLAANDQSLLKTLKETLVVLLQPDGNTTGKDLPLNDLANTLQVSVGNRLGIEEPQLMKIIRATLHSHTEWFKLQMCKDRFSNLLKIDSLKEVNADLIGAIKSRSNKENNANLSSQLTTTSSSTMTSEDGGSSSLMMTTQTSSREALWEESAILKVMEFLALSRSDAIQLLSQYNGNAEAVIQQLFG; translated from the exons ATGGATTGTACGCGGGTGAATTGGGAAGCGCTCGATGCTCTGATCATCGATTTCGTAACCTCCGAGAACCTGGTGGTGGAAGAAGACGCATGCGCGAATTCATCGCCGTCTCCTTCTTCCTCGCCTTGCATCTCCTCATCGTCGTATCACGCTAGATTGATCATTCGCCGGATCCGAAACTCGATTGAGTCCGGGGACATTCAGAACGCCATCGATACGCTTCGCTCTCACGCTCCTTTCGTCCTCGATGATCACAGGATTCTCTTTCGCCTTCAGAAACAG AAATTTATTGAGCTGCTGAGGAAAGGAACGCATGAAGACCGTGTTGCTGCTATTCATTGCTTGAGGACTTGTGTTGCTCCCTCTGCTCTCGATGCCTATccg GAAGCGTACGAGGAATTCAAGCATCTCCTTCTTGCACTCATTTATGATAAAGATGATCAAACCTCTCCAGTTGCTAACGAG TGGGCAGAGAAGAGAAGGTATGAAATGGCTGGACTTATGTCATCTGTCTTGAGGGCTTCTTTACAAGCATATGATCCACTTTTTTCAATGACGCTTAGATATCTGATCAG CATACATAAAGGATTTTGCTTTCACCAAGGAATTTCCTCCGCAGTTTCTGATCTCACTCATAGGTTGCTCCTGGAGGAACGTGATCCCCCAGCTACTCCTCTGGAAAGCATGTACGAAGCACCACCGTTTGATGAG GTCGACATACAGGCTCTTGCTCATGCGGTTGAGCTCACTAGACAAGGTGCCGTTGATAGCATGAAATTTGCCAAAGGTGACCTCTTCCAGGCTTTCCAGAATGAATTGTGCAGGATGCAATTAGATGTTTCTGTTCTTGATGAACTTGTTAAGGAGTACTGCATATACAGGGGTATTGTTGATTCAG AGATGCAAATGATCACGGGTCCTGTCAAACGCAACCAATCTGAGGTGACGCATAGGTTATCAAGAGACTGTTCTGCTGAAATAGATCTCAACACAAGTCAACATTCAGATGTTGAGGACTACAGCATGCTTGATGGCGCACTCGTAAATGACTCTGAAATGTCTAGCAAAGAAGGAGGTGAAGTTGGCAGTGAACCAACCAACGTTTCTGAAGATTGCAGCAATAGCTGGTCAAACAAATGTGAAAACACAAGAGCTCTGGTTAGAATTAGATCCCATATGAGCTGTGAGAGCAATAAACGCAAAAGATGGCGAGGGAGAATTGATGAAACGGATCGTCTTCATGATCCTTCATTTTCGAAGACTGAGACAGGCATAAACCCTTTAGAGAACAAGTATGAAATAGCCTTGGCGCTGAAGGAATTGGTTAGCAGAGGAATGGTAGCAGAAGCCGGTAATGAGATCAGCACCATGGATCCAGACTTTTTCACACAGAATCCGGTTTTACATTTCCATCTTAAGCAG GTTGAGTTTCTAAAGCTGGTGAGTGCTGGTGATCACAACGGAGCACTAAAGGTCGCGTGCTCTCACTTAGGTCCCTTGGCAGCCAATGACCAGTCTTTACTGAAGACGTTGAAGGAAACTTTGGTAGTTTTACTCCAACCCGACGGAAACACAACTGGGAAAGATTTGCCTTTGAATGATCTGGCTAATACGCTACAG GTCTCTGTGGGTAATAGGCTCGGGATTGAAGAACCGCAGcttatgaaaataataagagcGACGCTTCACTCCCATACTGAGTGGTTCAAGCTTCAGATGTGTAAAGACCGGTTCAGTAACCTCCTTAAGATAGATTCTTTGAAAGAAGTGAACGCTGATTTGATCGGTGCTATCAAATCAAGATCAAACAAAGAGAACAACGCAAACTTGTCATCTCAACTCACGACGACGTCTTCGAGCACCATGACCTCCGAAGATGGTGGTAGCAGCAGCTTGATGATGACGACTCAGACTTCGTCAAGAGAGGCCTTGTGGGAAGAAAGTGCAATACTTAAAGTAATG GAATTTCTGGCGTTGTCGAGGTCTGATGCAATACAACTACTATCACAATACAATGGAAACGCTGAGGCTGTGATTCAGCAACTCTTTGGCTAA